The Mixta hanseatica genome includes a region encoding these proteins:
- the araJ gene encoding MFS transporter AraJ translates to MNKVIISLALGTFGLGMAEFGIMGILTELAHDRKIPVAAAGYMISYYALGVVIGAPMMALFSNKFSLRSILLFLAALCVIGNAIFTFSSSYIMLVIGRLVSGFPHGAFFGIGAIILTKVISPGKVTGAVAGMVSGMTLANLIGIPLGTFLSHEFSWRAPFLLISLFDIAVLVSIIFWIPDISDNAPTKLSEQFHFLKSAAPWLIFLATLCSNAGVFAWFSYIKPVMIAVSGFPETSMPLIMMLAGLGMVLGNMVSGKLSSRFSPLRIAVMTNLTIAVALALILVLAWHKGASLSLAFIICAGLFALSAPLQILLLQNAKGGEMLGAAGGQIAFNLGSAVGAFCGGMMLNALFPWNYVALPAALLSLSAMLSLLCYSRLQSCSALGTEAGAAG, encoded by the coding sequence ATGAACAAAGTGATTATTTCCCTGGCGCTGGGAACATTTGGGCTGGGCATGGCCGAGTTTGGCATTATGGGGATCCTGACCGAGCTGGCGCACGACAGAAAAATCCCGGTTGCGGCGGCAGGTTATATGATCTCTTATTATGCGCTCGGTGTGGTTATCGGCGCGCCGATGATGGCGCTTTTTTCTAATAAGTTCTCGCTGCGATCCATTCTGCTCTTTTTGGCGGCGCTGTGCGTTATTGGCAACGCCATTTTCACTTTCTCCTCTTCGTATATCATGCTGGTTATTGGCCGACTGGTTTCCGGCTTTCCGCACGGCGCGTTTTTCGGCATCGGCGCGATTATCCTGACAAAAGTGATTAGCCCTGGAAAAGTGACCGGCGCGGTAGCGGGTATGGTCTCCGGAATGACGCTGGCGAACCTGATTGGTATCCCGCTGGGTACTTTTTTGAGCCACGAATTCAGCTGGCGCGCCCCTTTTTTACTCATTTCCCTGTTTGATATCGCGGTACTGGTTTCGATTATTTTCTGGATCCCTGATATTTCTGATAATGCGCCGACCAAACTCAGTGAACAGTTCCATTTCCTCAAATCAGCCGCGCCATGGCTGATTTTTCTGGCGACCCTGTGCAGCAATGCTGGAGTATTTGCCTGGTTCAGCTATATCAAACCGGTGATGATCGCTGTTTCAGGTTTTCCGGAAACCAGTATGCCGCTGATTATGATGCTGGCCGGGCTGGGGATGGTGCTGGGAAATATGGTCAGCGGGAAATTATCCAGCCGCTTTTCACCGCTGCGTATTGCCGTTATGACCAACCTCACGATTGCCGTCGCGTTAGCGCTGATCCTGGTGCTTGCCTGGCATAAAGGCGCCTCGCTGAGCCTCGCGTTTATCATCTGTGCCGGGCTGTTTGCGCTCTCCGCGCCGCTGCAGATCCTCCTGCTGCAAAATGCCAAAGGCGGCGAGATGCTGGGCGCGGCGGGCGGGCAAATCGCCTTTAATCTGGGCAGCGCGGTGGGCGCTTTCTGCGGCGGCATGATGCTGAATGCGCTTTTTCCCTGGAACTACGTCGCACTGCCTGCCGCTCTGCTGTCATTATCGGCCATGCTGTCACTACTGTGCTATAGCCGTCTGCAATCCTGTTCCGCATTAGGTACTGAAGCGGGCGCGGCGGGCTGA
- a CDS encoding flavin reductase family protein, with protein MSYFQPVALNHASRLLNHGPTVLITSFDAASDKRNVMAAAWSTPVEFVPARIAIVVDKGAWSREIIERNQAFAICVPTAAIADLTWAVGSVSGRDEDKFARYGIEALGGPELGLPVIEQGCAAWLECRLLPETEAQQQYDTLFGEVVAAAADTRIFNQGRWQFSAEHPEHHTLHHLGAGSFVTSGPLVQAKPL; from the coding sequence ATGTCATACTTTCAGCCCGTCGCGCTCAATCACGCCAGCCGTCTGCTTAACCACGGCCCTACCGTTCTGATCACCAGTTTCGATGCCGCCTCCGACAAACGTAATGTTATGGCCGCCGCCTGGTCAACGCCGGTTGAGTTTGTTCCGGCGCGCATTGCTATTGTGGTGGATAAAGGCGCCTGGTCGCGTGAAATCATTGAACGAAATCAGGCGTTCGCCATCTGTGTGCCTACCGCGGCCATTGCCGATTTAACCTGGGCGGTCGGCAGCGTTTCCGGGCGTGATGAGGATAAGTTTGCGCGCTATGGTATTGAGGCGCTAGGCGGGCCGGAGCTGGGCCTGCCGGTGATTGAACAGGGCTGCGCCGCCTGGCTGGAGTGTCGTCTGCTGCCGGAAACCGAGGCGCAGCAGCAATACGATACGCTGTTTGGCGAGGTGGTTGCCGCCGCCGCCGATACGCGTATTTTCAATCAGGGTCGCTGGCAGTTCTCTGCCGAACACCCTGAGCACCATACGCTGCATCATCTGGGCGCGGGCAGCTTTGTCACCAGCGGGCCGCTGGTGCAGGCAAAGCCGCTTTGA
- a CDS encoding methyl-accepting chemotaxis protein codes for MSFFSRIKTSTFLICCIALFGLLQLVSGGLFLNSLSNDKENFLTASAANDKVTALTNAWYALNAVRSDANRIVIWIQQEGPGSAKLPGMIEHGRQQLQVAERGYQEYQSGTPLKGLDPALTAQLNASYKAYFTLLQQLMDTAETHSLAAMFAINAAPKQQAMLEDYERWRSAVNHLTTQAAENSDRHFGQMKALLAGTMLLVLACITLSWRVLQRVLLQPLAAALSHIDAIEHGDLTQPVQADPLARTEMGRLHNGLARMQQALVNTVSNVRNGAQTILTGVSEIAAGNADLSSRTEQQAASLEQTAASMEQITATVKQNADNAQQASKLAISASDTAEKGGDIVDGVIKTIYDLEESAKKIAEITGVIESIAFQTNILALNAAVEAARAGENGRGFAVVAGEVRNLAQRSAAAAKDIKGLIEESSARVEKGTKLAVAAEESMEAIVVGVKQVRDIMDEISSASDEQSRGISQVGIAVTELDQVTQQNASLVEESSSAASQLEDQARHLNQTVATFRLMAGVTLSQAAVKKPVMNVARSAAARPKETLSTEGWEAF; via the coding sequence ATGTCCTTTTTCAGCCGCATTAAAACGTCTACCTTTCTGATTTGCTGCATCGCGCTGTTTGGCCTGTTGCAGTTAGTTTCCGGCGGACTGTTTCTGAATTCACTCAGCAATGACAAAGAAAATTTTCTTACCGCTTCGGCGGCCAATGACAAGGTTACCGCGCTAACCAACGCCTGGTATGCGCTGAACGCGGTTCGTTCCGACGCGAACCGCATCGTTATCTGGATCCAGCAGGAAGGCCCCGGCAGCGCGAAGCTGCCGGGAATGATTGAGCACGGGCGCCAACAGCTGCAGGTGGCAGAACGCGGATATCAGGAATATCAGTCCGGCACGCCGCTGAAAGGGCTTGATCCGGCGCTGACGGCTCAGCTGAATGCCAGCTACAAAGCGTACTTCACGCTGCTGCAGCAGCTGATGGATACTGCAGAGACCCACAGTCTGGCGGCGATGTTCGCGATTAACGCCGCGCCAAAGCAGCAGGCGATGCTGGAAGATTACGAGCGCTGGCGCAGCGCGGTAAATCATTTGACGACGCAGGCCGCAGAAAACAGCGATCGCCATTTCGGTCAGATGAAGGCGCTGCTGGCGGGCACTATGCTGCTGGTATTGGCTTGTATAACGCTCAGCTGGCGCGTATTGCAGCGCGTGCTGCTGCAGCCGCTGGCCGCCGCGCTTAGCCACATCGATGCGATTGAGCATGGCGATCTAACGCAGCCGGTGCAGGCGGATCCGCTGGCGCGTACCGAAATGGGACGGCTGCATAATGGCCTGGCGCGGATGCAGCAGGCGCTGGTAAATACCGTCAGCAACGTGCGCAACGGCGCGCAAACTATCCTGACCGGCGTGAGTGAGATTGCCGCAGGCAATGCCGATCTCTCCTCGCGCACCGAGCAGCAGGCGGCTTCGCTGGAGCAGACGGCCGCCAGCATGGAGCAGATCACCGCAACGGTAAAACAGAATGCGGATAATGCGCAGCAGGCATCGAAGCTGGCCATATCGGCCTCGGATACCGCTGAGAAGGGCGGCGATATTGTCGATGGGGTGATTAAAACTATTTACGATCTGGAAGAGAGCGCGAAGAAGATTGCCGAAATTACCGGCGTTATTGAAAGTATCGCTTTCCAGACCAATATCCTGGCGCTGAACGCGGCGGTTGAAGCGGCACGTGCCGGAGAGAATGGCCGCGGCTTCGCGGTGGTGGCGGGCGAGGTGCGCAATCTGGCCCAGCGCAGCGCGGCGGCAGCGAAAGATATCAAAGGGCTGATCGAAGAATCCTCTGCCCGTGTAGAGAAAGGCACTAAGCTGGCCGTCGCGGCGGAAGAGTCAATGGAAGCTATCGTGGTTGGCGTTAAGCAGGTGCGCGATATAATGGATGAGATCTCGTCCGCTTCTGACGAACAAAGCCGCGGCATCAGCCAGGTCGGCATTGCGGTGACCGAGCTGGATCAGGTGACGCAGCAGAACGCCTCGCTGGTGGAAGAATCGTCTTCGGCCGCCAGCCAACTGGAAGATCAGGCGCGCCATCTGAACCAGACGGTAGCGACTTTCCGCCTGATGGCAGGAGTGACACTGTCACAGGCAGCCGTTAAAAAGCCGGTGATGAATGTTGCGCGTTCTGCGGCCGCGCGTCCAAAGGAAACGCTGTCAACAGAAGGATGGGAAGCCTTCTGA
- a CDS encoding Rpn family recombination-promoting nuclease/putative transposase, which translates to MFERNAQAKNSKRITPTPHDLVFKQFLTHPESARDFIQLHLPADLQAHCDLSTLKLESGSFVEERLRPYFSDVLYSLQAVSGDAYVYVLIEHQSTPDKHMAFRLIRYAVAAMQRHLDAGHKELPLVIPILFYTGRQSPYPYSVRWLDEFTDPVMAEKLYSNAFPLVDVTVISDDDIMKHRRMAALTLLQKHIHQRDLADLLDRLATLLMTEHMTGQQLVSLINYLLQTGETSNAEAFVRQLAQRVPQHEDDLMTIAQQLEQKGIEKGIEQGIEKGIQLGRQAGRSEGVREATIKIARNMLQNGIDHQTIIKMTGLSAEELAQMQH; encoded by the coding sequence ATGTTTGAAAGAAATGCGCAAGCAAAGAACAGCAAAAGGATTACGCCAACGCCACATGACCTGGTTTTTAAGCAGTTTTTAACTCATCCCGAGAGTGCCCGGGATTTTATACAACTGCATTTGCCAGCAGACTTACAGGCGCACTGCGATCTCAGCACGCTAAAGCTGGAATCAGGCAGTTTTGTCGAAGAGCGTCTGCGTCCATACTTCAGCGATGTGCTTTACAGTCTGCAAGCCGTTTCCGGCGATGCATACGTTTATGTATTAATTGAACATCAATCCACGCCGGATAAGCATATGGCCTTCCGTCTTATCCGCTACGCGGTAGCGGCGATGCAGCGCCATCTTGATGCTGGACATAAAGAACTCCCGTTGGTAATTCCGATATTGTTCTATACCGGCAGGCAAAGCCCCTATCCCTATTCAGTTAGATGGCTGGATGAGTTTACCGATCCCGTAATGGCCGAAAAGCTCTATAGCAATGCATTTCCTTTGGTTGATGTGACGGTTATTTCTGATGACGATATTATGAAACACCGCCGCATGGCCGCGCTTACCCTATTGCAGAAACATATTCATCAGCGTGACCTGGCTGATCTGCTGGACAGGTTGGCGACGCTGCTGATGACAGAGCACATGACAGGACAGCAACTGGTTTCATTGATAAACTACCTGCTACAGACCGGCGAAACATCAAACGCAGAGGCCTTTGTTCGCCAACTGGCACAGCGGGTGCCACAACACGAGGACGATCTGATGACCATCGCACAGCAGCTTGAACAGAAAGGGATCGAGAAAGGGATCGAGCAGGGCATCGAAAAAGGGATTCAGCTTGGCCGTCAGGCAGGGCGTTCCGAAGGCGTACGCGAAGCCACAATCAAAATCGCGCGCAACATGCTGCAAAACGGTATCGATCATCAAACCATCATTAAAATGACCGGCCTATCAGCAGAAGAGCTGGCGCAAATGCAACACTGA
- the ahpC gene encoding alkyl hydroperoxide reductase subunit C, producing the protein MSIINTKIKPFKNNAFKNGEFIEVTEKDVEGKWSVFFFYPADFTFVCPTELGDVADHYAEFQKLGVDIYSVSTDTHFTHKAWHGSSDTIAKIQYAMIGDPTGALTRNFDIMREDQGLADRGTFIVDPEGIIQAVEITAEGIGRDASDLLRKVKAAQYVASHPGEVCPAKWKEGEATLAPSLDLVGKI; encoded by the coding sequence ATGTCTATCATTAACACCAAAATCAAACCGTTCAAAAACAACGCGTTCAAAAACGGTGAGTTCATCGAAGTGACTGAGAAAGATGTCGAAGGTAAATGGAGTGTATTCTTCTTCTACCCGGCTGACTTCACCTTCGTTTGCCCGACCGAACTGGGTGACGTTGCTGACCACTACGCGGAATTCCAGAAACTGGGCGTAGACATTTACTCTGTTTCTACCGATACCCACTTTACCCACAAAGCATGGCACGGCAGCTCTGACACCATCGCGAAAATCCAGTACGCGATGATCGGCGACCCGACCGGCGCGCTGACCCGTAACTTCGACATCATGCGTGAAGATCAGGGTCTGGCTGACCGTGGTACCTTCATCGTTGACCCGGAAGGCATCATCCAGGCAGTAGAAATCACTGCTGAAGGTATTGGCCGTGACGCATCTGACCTGCTGCGTAAAGTGAAAGCGGCACAGTACGTTGCCAGCCACCCGGGCGAAGTTTGCCCTGCAAAATGGAAAGAAGGCGAAGCGACCCTGGCTCCTTCTCTCGACCTGGTTGGCAAAATCTAA
- a CDS encoding MarR family winged helix-turn-helix transcriptional regulator: MPLTLNKEAFHLMRQLFQEHTAYWQQLLPDLTKPQYSVLRAVAEKPGIEQVELIEAAVSTKATLAEMLSRLEKRGILRREHAPEDKRRRFVFLTPEGEQQLQQAIPLACKADQAFLNRLEQREQDEFVRLLGKMALAESNK; the protein is encoded by the coding sequence ATGCCTTTAACGCTGAATAAAGAAGCTTTTCATTTAATGCGTCAGCTGTTTCAGGAGCATACCGCTTACTGGCAGCAGCTGTTGCCGGACCTGACCAAACCGCAATATTCAGTACTGCGGGCGGTGGCGGAAAAACCGGGCATTGAACAGGTGGAACTGATTGAGGCTGCCGTCAGCACCAAAGCGACGCTGGCAGAAATGCTCTCGCGACTTGAAAAGCGCGGCATTTTACGGCGTGAGCACGCGCCAGAGGATAAGCGTCGCCGCTTTGTTTTTCTTACGCCAGAGGGCGAGCAGCAGTTACAACAGGCGATTCCGTTAGCCTGTAAAGCTGACCAGGCGTTTCTTAACCGGCTCGAACAACGCGAGCAGGATGAATTTGTGCGACTGTTGGGCAAGATGGCGCTGGCAGAAAGCAACAAGTAG
- a CDS encoding membrane-bound PQQ-dependent dehydrogenase, glucose/quinate/shikimate family — protein MLNKITGIAIALIGVAMLYMGGRLLLLGGSPFYAVMAVGLLIIAITLAMNKKIALTACAVLLWITLFWIIYEVGFDKWQWIPRGDILGLIGVWLAMPWVVRPLTGRKFHPLLGSTLIIIIAVVIGLMFYDPLPQEGNITNARQPGSTDVAHGDWVAYGGTNNGLRFSALNQINKQNVNNLEVAWTYHTGDLRKSDDASEYTFEATPLKANNTLYFCTPHNEIHALVPETGKLKWKYVPQQDRSYLQQHQTCRGVSYYEASAAQPQDNAPAICRKRIFNATTDAKLVALDADTGKRCADFGQDGIVDLCANMGDIRPHALMQTAAPLVAGNLVIVGGSVMDNGFDKGNPSGVIRAYDAQSGRLVWNFDPANPEQTQPIAANQNYPYDTPVAWGTLSADLHNGLVYVPFGNASPDELGIERDANSNTEKFRDALVALDLRTGAFKWRFQSSNHDLWDRDNPSQPSLLDINYQGSKQPVVILPTKTGNLFVLNRLTGQPVYPIKQVPVSTDGVPGEKFAATQPVSSLNFLPEPLSEKSMWGITPFDQMACRIDFKSLRYDGNPWTPSTEQGSIVFPGNIGVFNWGSVAVDPERQILVASPVRLAYKYTLIKRTPETATKRMFTQDGQPYWNENFHGDYAIHIQQLASNLGIPCIAPPWGRMVGVDLKTGKTEWLRRVGTTKNLSTSFLPGRFPIGFPMGMVAHGGPLVTAGDVVFHGATADNFFRAYDINTGKLLWQTELSAGAQATPSTWQGNDGKQYVVIAAGGHGSLGTKQGDSVVAFRLK, from the coding sequence ATGCTTAACAAAATTACCGGGATAGCGATCGCCCTGATCGGCGTCGCTATGCTCTATATGGGCGGCAGGTTATTACTGCTTGGGGGGAGCCCATTCTATGCCGTGATGGCCGTCGGCCTGCTGATTATCGCTATTACGCTGGCGATGAATAAAAAAATCGCCTTAACGGCCTGCGCCGTTTTGCTGTGGATTACGCTGTTCTGGATTATCTATGAAGTTGGCTTCGATAAATGGCAGTGGATCCCGCGTGGCGATATCCTCGGCCTGATCGGCGTCTGGCTGGCGATGCCGTGGGTGGTGCGCCCGCTAACCGGACGCAAATTTCATCCGCTCCTCGGCTCTACGCTGATCATCATTATCGCGGTGGTGATTGGCCTGATGTTCTACGATCCGCTGCCGCAGGAAGGGAATATTACCAACGCCCGCCAGCCTGGCAGCACGGATGTAGCGCACGGTGACTGGGTCGCTTACGGCGGCACTAACAACGGCCTGCGCTTCTCGGCGTTAAACCAGATTAATAAGCAAAACGTGAATAATCTGGAGGTCGCATGGACTTACCATACCGGCGATCTGCGCAAAAGCGATGATGCCAGTGAATATACCTTTGAAGCGACGCCGCTGAAGGCCAACAACACCCTCTATTTCTGTACCCCGCATAATGAAATTCATGCGCTGGTGCCGGAAACCGGCAAGCTGAAATGGAAATATGTGCCGCAGCAGGATCGATCTTATCTGCAGCAACATCAGACCTGTCGTGGCGTGAGCTACTACGAAGCCAGCGCCGCGCAGCCGCAGGATAATGCGCCGGCAATCTGCCGCAAGCGTATCTTTAACGCTACCACCGATGCCAAACTGGTGGCGCTGGATGCGGATACCGGTAAACGGTGCGCCGATTTCGGGCAGGATGGCATTGTCGATCTGTGCGCGAATATGGGCGACATCCGCCCGCATGCGCTGATGCAGACTGCCGCGCCGCTGGTGGCAGGCAATCTGGTTATCGTTGGCGGCTCGGTGATGGATAACGGCTTCGACAAGGGCAACCCGTCCGGCGTGATTCGTGCTTATGACGCGCAAAGCGGCCGGCTGGTATGGAATTTCGATCCGGCTAATCCAGAGCAAACTCAACCGATCGCCGCTAACCAGAACTATCCGTACGATACGCCGGTGGCCTGGGGCACGCTGAGCGCCGACCTGCACAACGGTCTGGTCTATGTGCCGTTTGGCAACGCCTCACCGGATGAGCTGGGTATCGAGCGTGATGCCAACAGCAATACCGAGAAGTTCCGTGATGCGCTGGTCGCCCTGGATCTGCGGACCGGCGCCTTTAAATGGCGTTTCCAGAGTTCTAACCACGATCTGTGGGATCGCGATAATCCCTCGCAGCCGTCACTGCTTGATATCAATTATCAGGGCAGTAAACAGCCGGTGGTGATCCTGCCGACCAAAACCGGCAACCTGTTTGTGCTTAACCGCCTGACCGGTCAACCGGTTTATCCGATCAAGCAGGTTCCGGTCTCTACCGATGGCGTGCCTGGCGAAAAATTTGCTGCGACCCAGCCGGTCTCCAGCCTGAACTTCCTGCCGGAACCGCTGAGTGAAAAATCGATGTGGGGCATTACGCCGTTCGACCAAATGGCCTGCCGTATTGATTTTAAATCGCTGCGCTATGACGGTAATCCCTGGACGCCATCTACCGAGCAGGGATCGATTGTGTTCCCGGGCAACATCGGCGTGTTTAACTGGGGTTCTGTGGCGGTGGATCCCGAGCGTCAGATTCTGGTCGCCTCGCCGGTGCGTCTGGCCTATAAATATACGCTGATCAAGCGTACGCCGGAGACGGCCACTAAACGCATGTTCACCCAGGATGGCCAGCCTTACTGGAATGAAAACTTCCACGGCGACTACGCCATTCATATCCAGCAGTTGGCCTCTAACCTGGGGATCCCCTGCATCGCGCCGCCGTGGGGACGCATGGTGGGTGTGGATCTGAAAACCGGTAAGACAGAATGGCTGCGCCGCGTAGGCACCACGAAAAACCTGAGCACCAGCTTCCTGCCGGGCCGCTTCCCCATCGGTTTCCCGATGGGAATGGTGGCGCACGGCGGTCCGCTGGTGACGGCGGGTGACGTGGTATTCCACGGCGCGACGGCGGATAACTTCTTCCGCGCTTATGATATCAATACCGGCAAGCTGCTGTGGCAGACCGAGCTGAGCGCTGGCGCACAGGCGACGCCGTCGACCTGGCAGGGCAACGATGGCAAGCAGTATGTAGTCATCGCCGCAGGCGGCCACGGCTCGCTGGGCACCAAACAAGGCGACAGCGTAGTGGCGTTCCGTTTGAAATAA
- a CDS encoding MFS transporter: protein MHVTAAASRYRFKIFALLFFIALINYIDRGALSFAASAIAAEYHFTKVQLGAVLGYFGFGYLFGSLCGGFLADRFGTKKVWLMAGVLWSILEIATAWAGDLGMALFGGSAIMGFAALRILFGFAEGPAYALMNKAIAHWAPDNERGMALGIGLLSTQVGSLLTAPVAVTLLLLTNDWRMMFILLGVMSLVAMVLFARAFSDTPEQQPAANTAERLLISHGQAPEPAGGAPLPWWRFFTSRTLVCNALGYFSFLYITFTLVTWAPKYLQDNFHFDLQSLGYIAMIPWSGACITVLLGGRIADLLLRRFANLRLARNLFAALTLLLAGGCFLAIPWMPSASLVIVMMTLGNALNALVNNVYWSVVIDVTPRASVGTYSGITLAIANLASIISPMLSGWLAQYYGYNAMFTATALIAFVSMLAMTLLQPEKKLGAERVGPLPVSRAASH, encoded by the coding sequence ATGCATGTTACCGCTGCGGCCAGTCGCTACCGCTTTAAAATTTTTGCCCTGCTGTTTTTTATCGCCCTGATTAACTATATCGACCGCGGGGCGCTCTCGTTTGCCGCCAGCGCCATCGCCGCTGAATATCATTTTACTAAGGTGCAGCTTGGCGCGGTGCTGGGCTATTTCGGCTTCGGCTACCTGTTTGGTTCGCTGTGCGGCGGCTTCCTCGCTGACCGCTTCGGGACGAAAAAGGTCTGGCTGATGGCGGGCGTCCTCTGGTCAATTTTAGAGATCGCTACGGCCTGGGCGGGTGATTTGGGGATGGCGCTGTTCGGCGGTTCAGCGATCATGGGGTTTGCGGCGCTGCGTATTCTGTTTGGCTTCGCGGAAGGCCCCGCCTATGCGCTGATGAATAAGGCCATTGCCCACTGGGCACCGGACAACGAGCGTGGCATGGCGCTGGGGATCGGTTTACTCAGCACCCAGGTCGGCTCGCTGCTTACCGCGCCGGTAGCGGTCACGCTGCTGTTGCTGACCAACGACTGGCGGATGATGTTTATCCTGCTGGGTGTAATGTCGCTGGTGGCGATGGTGCTGTTTGCCCGCGCCTTTAGCGATACGCCAGAACAGCAGCCCGCCGCGAATACGGCCGAACGCCTGCTGATTAGCCACGGACAGGCGCCGGAGCCGGCAGGCGGTGCGCCATTGCCCTGGTGGCGTTTCTTTACCAGCCGGACGCTGGTTTGCAATGCGCTGGGTTATTTTTCGTTTCTCTATATCACCTTTACCCTGGTAACCTGGGCGCCCAAATATTTGCAGGATAATTTCCATTTTGATCTGCAGTCGCTGGGCTATATCGCCATGATCCCCTGGAGCGGCGCCTGTATCACCGTGCTGCTGGGCGGACGCATTGCCGATCTGCTGCTGCGTCGGTTTGCTAATTTGCGCCTGGCGCGTAACCTCTTCGCCGCGTTAACGCTGCTGCTGGCCGGCGGCTGCTTTCTGGCGATTCCATGGATGCCTTCCGCCAGCCTGGTTATTGTGATGATGACGCTGGGCAATGCCTTAAATGCGCTGGTGAATAATGTTTACTGGTCGGTGGTAATTGACGTTACGCCGCGCGCCAGCGTGGGCACCTACAGCGGCATCACGCTGGCGATTGCTAACCTGGCCTCGATTATTTCACCGATGCTAAGCGGCTGGCTGGCGCAATATTATGGCTATAACGCAATGTTTACCGCCACCGCGCTGATCGCCTTTGTCAGTATGCTGGCGATGACGCTGCTGCAGCCGGAGAAAAAACTGGGGGCTGAGCGCGTCGGCCCGTTGCCGGTTAGCCGGGCGGCAAGCCACTGA
- a CDS encoding non-oxidative hydroxyarylic acid decarboxylases subunit D codes for MLCPRCGDQHIELMATSPVADVWTVHQCQRCLYTWRSTEPLRRTSREHYPQAFRMTQQDIDNAPQVPAIPPLLPEDER; via the coding sequence ATGCTATGTCCACGCTGTGGCGATCAACATATTGAATTAATGGCAACCTCGCCGGTTGCCGATGTCTGGACCGTACATCAGTGTCAGCGCTGCCTCTATACCTGGCGCTCAACCGAACCGCTGCGTCGCACCAGCCGGGAACATTATCCGCAGGCATTCCGGATGACGCAGCAGGATATCGATAATGCGCCACAGGTGCCCGCTATCCCGCCGTTGCTCCCGGAGGACGAGCGCTGA
- a CDS encoding non-oxidative hydroxyarylic acid decarboxylases subunit B, giving the protein MNLIVGMTGATGAPLGVALLQALQAMPEVETHLVMSKWAKTTIELETPWRARDVAAMADICHNASDQAATISSGSFKTDGMIIVPCSMKTLAGIRAGYADGLVGRAADVVLKEQRKLVLVPRETPLSTIHLENMLALSRLGVAMVPPMPAWYNHPASVEEITHHIVARVLDQFGLSYPQARRWQGLSQARPRCGLIISLALPMRASP; this is encoded by the coding sequence ATGAATCTGATCGTAGGAATGACCGGTGCCACGGGCGCGCCGCTGGGCGTGGCGCTGCTGCAGGCGTTGCAGGCAATGCCTGAGGTGGAAACACACCTGGTGATGTCGAAATGGGCGAAGACCACCATTGAACTGGAAACGCCATGGCGCGCGCGCGATGTCGCCGCGATGGCGGATATCTGTCATAACGCCAGCGATCAGGCTGCCACCATCTCTTCAGGCTCGTTTAAAACCGACGGCATGATCATCGTCCCCTGCAGCATGAAAACGCTGGCCGGTATTCGCGCCGGCTATGCCGATGGTCTGGTAGGTCGCGCCGCAGACGTGGTGCTGAAAGAGCAGCGCAAGCTGGTGCTGGTGCCGCGTGAAACGCCACTCAGCACCATTCATTTGGAAAACATGCTGGCATTGTCGCGACTTGGCGTCGCGATGGTGCCGCCGATGCCCGCCTGGTACAACCACCCTGCTTCGGTTGAAGAGATTACCCATCACATTGTGGCGCGCGTTCTTGATCAGTTTGGCCTCTCTTATCCGCAGGCCCGGCGCTGGCAGGGATTATCGCAGGCTCGCCCGCGCTGTGGTTTGATAATATCGCTGGCTTTACCGATGCGCGCGTCGCCCTGA